The Caproicibacterium amylolyticum genome includes the window TACAGCGTATTCTGAAGTGTCAGGTACTGCCCAGCATCAGTTCCCGCAGCGTTTCCGGGGATCGGTTGGAGGTAGAGGGTACCTGCACGGTCAGAGTTTATTATCTGGATGCAGGTGGAACGTCGGTGCACTGCTACGAAACCGAAAGCTCCTACCTTGCTGCTGTTACGCTCAAACAGCCGGTGGAGCAGCCACGGATTTACACAATGACCCGTGTGGAGTATGTGAACTGCAGGCCGACCAGTCCGCGCAGACTTGACATTCACGGTGCTTTTTCAGTGTGTGCACGGGTTTGCGGACGCGCAGACTTAGAAATTGTAGCTTCCGCAGAAGATGAAAATATGGAACAGCAGACGAAAGAATTCAGCTGCAATCTCTGCAGCGGGTTTTCACAGCAGCCCTTTACTGTGGAAGATACGCTGGAACTCTCACCAGGAAAGCTGCCGGCGGAGACGATTCTGCGTACAGATGTCTGTGCCGTTTTGAAAACGGCCGAGCCTATGCAGGGACAGGTGATGGCGGCCGGCGAAGTGCGGCTGCACATCTTATACACAGGTGGAGAAGAAAATACAGAACCCGAATCAATGGAATATGCAATGCCTTTTACACAGCTTTTGGACTGCGAGGGTGTTACAGAGGAAAGCACCTGCCGTGTACAGCTGGCAGTGGCAGGCATTGAAATTCAGATACACGCAGATTACACTGGGGAATCCTCTGCCTTTGAAACACATGTGCACCTGCTTTCGTCTGTCACTAACTTCCAGCCAAAGTCCATGTCTGCCTTGTCAGATGTATATTCCCGTACATATGAATTAAATATTGCGCGAAAACAAAAAACATTGGAAAGTCTGACGGGCATTATCAGTGACACTTGTTCTCACCGTTTTTCAGTACAGTGTGACAGCGGGCTGACGAAAATATTAGATTTGTGGAATGATCCATGTACGGTAACTGCAACAGTGGATAATGGTCAGCTGCAGTTCAGCGGAAAACTTGGCATATGTGTCATGGCACTGAATCAGGAAAATGCTCCATTCTACTTTGAACGTACTACAGAATTCACCTGCTCTAAGCCGATTGAAACACAGT containing:
- a CDS encoding DUF3794 and LysM peptidoglycan-binding domain-containing protein, producing MLNREVLSASEVVYDGCQEQPIDLDISLPDYCPDIQRILKCQVLPSISSRSVSGDRLEVEGTCTVRVYYLDAGGTSVHCYETESSYLAAVTLKQPVEQPRIYTMTRVEYVNCRPTSPRRLDIHGAFSVCARVCGRADLEIVASAEDENMEQQTKEFSCNLCSGFSQQPFTVEDTLELSPGKLPAETILRTDVCAVLKTAEPMQGQVMAAGEVRLHILYTGGEENTEPESMEYAMPFTQLLDCEGVTEESTCRVQLAVAGIEIQIHADYTGESSAFETHVHLLSSVTNFQPKSMSALSDVYSRTYELNIARKQKTLESLTGIISDTCSHRFSVQCDSGLTKILDLWNDPCTVTATVDNGQLQFSGKLGICVMALNQENAPFYFERTTEFTCSKPIETQFDTRCSAEGTVLNLSYRLTGGEIELKAEILLTAEVYELQTYKFITDIEEDTARPKEKDTAALCIYFADTGEKLWDIACRYCTSVNAIRDENGLAGDTVETRGMLLIPM